One stretch of Rhodoferax lithotrophicus DNA includes these proteins:
- a CDS encoding GNAT family N-acetyltransferase, whose product MPCRIEEAQPTDAPQIARLVNQAYRPAEHVRGWTHENGLVTGQRITAEQVGQLFTDGSSILVMRQNGVVVACVQVEQDADACFINMLATSPALQGTGIGKQMIAAAEALAVSKYAAVLLKMSVVSARPELLAYYHRRGYTPSGHVAPYPVHEGVGTPVREGLQLLELQKRAGELPQWEQKTAIVDCGQTQ is encoded by the coding sequence ATGCCTTGCCGAATTGAAGAAGCACAGCCCACTGATGCACCCCAGATTGCCCGCCTGGTGAACCAGGCTTATCGACCCGCCGAGCATGTGCGTGGCTGGACGCATGAAAACGGGCTGGTCACCGGCCAGCGCATCACCGCCGAACAAGTTGGCCAACTTTTCACCGACGGTTCAAGCATTCTCGTCATGCGTCAAAACGGGGTGGTGGTGGCCTGTGTTCAGGTTGAGCAGGACGCGGATGCCTGCTTCATCAACATGCTGGCAACCTCACCCGCACTGCAAGGCACGGGCATTGGCAAACAGATGATTGCCGCCGCAGAGGCCCTGGCGGTCAGCAAATATGCGGCGGTGCTGCTGAAAATGTCGGTGGTTTCGGCACGCCCGGAATTACTTGCCTACTACCACCGGCGCGGCTACACACCCTCTGGCCATGTGGCCCCCTACCCCGTCCATGAGGGTGTGGGAACACCGGTTCGGGAGGGCTTGCAGTTGCTTGAATTGCAGAAACGCGCGGGTGAGTTGCCCCAGTGGGAGCAGAAAACAGCCATTGTGGACTGCGGCCAAACTCAGTGA
- a CDS encoding MOSC domain-containing protein yields MPQLLSLQTACARHVLIQGRKVLTAIHKQAVTGSVAVLPLGLQGDEQADLSVHGGLDKAVYAYPTEHYAFWQQARQEAGLADIDATLPWGSMGENLSITGLLEAQVWVGDVLQFPHCALRVTQPREPCYKFNAAMGFATAAKLMAQNGCCGFYLAVDKPGSLQAGEAFELLPGPRRLGIPEMFKAKLFKHMR; encoded by the coding sequence ATGCCACAACTCCTCAGCCTGCAAACCGCCTGCGCCCGGCACGTCTTGATACAGGGCCGCAAGGTGCTTACCGCCATTCACAAACAAGCCGTGACTGGCTCAGTAGCCGTCCTGCCTTTGGGCCTGCAAGGTGATGAGCAGGCGGATTTGTCGGTGCACGGCGGGCTGGACAAAGCCGTCTATGCCTATCCCACCGAGCATTACGCTTTTTGGCAGCAGGCACGCCAGGAGGCTGGCTTGGCCGACATTGACGCCACTTTGCCCTGGGGCAGCATGGGCGAAAACCTGAGCATTACCGGCTTGCTGGAAGCGCAGGTGTGGGTGGGTGATGTGCTGCAATTTCCCCACTGTGCCTTGCGCGTCACCCAGCCGCGTGAGCCGTGCTACAAGTTCAACGCTGCCATGGGCTTTGCCACCGCCGCTAAATTGATGGCGCAAAACGGCTGCTGCGGGTTTTACCTGGCGGTGGATAAGCCGGGCAGCTTGCAGGCTGGTGAGGCGTTTGAACTGCTGCCGGGCCCACGGCGCTTGGGTATTCCTGAAATGTTCAAGGCCAAGTTGTTCAAACACATGCGTTGA